In Arthrobacter sp. CJ23, the genomic window TGGGGCATGCCACGAAAGCCATTGCCGGAAGAATTGCTCACCGGATCATTCACCTCGGCCGCCGCCGAGGGTCTTGGCGTGCCCGGAAAGCGGATCCGGGCCGCCGACGTGTTCATCCCCTCTCGCAGCATCAGGGTGCCGTTGAACGGCAGCGCCGATGCAGCCGCGAATCTCCGGGCCTACACGGATCTGGACGACTCATCGGTCCTTACGCACCATTCCGCCGTGCGCATTTGGGAAGGCAGCCTTCCTGCTTGGCTCCAGGAGGACTGGCGGATCCACGTTGCTCGTGACCGGGCCGGGAGCAAACCCCGGCGCCGCAATGTGGTGGGTCACCGCATGACATTCCGGCCGGGTGAAGTGGTGGTGCACGACGGCGTGCGGGTCACCATTCCGGCGCGGACGTGGCTGGACCTTGCCGCGTTGCTGAGCGTCGATGACCTGGTTGCACTCGGCGACTCCTTGGTGGTGGCGCACGGGCCGGACTTCCCGAGGCCGAAGACAGCCCTGACAGCGATCGATGACCTTCGGCGCATGGTCGCCGCGCATCCGGGGATGCGTGGAATGCGGACGGCCCGGCTGGCGCTTCCGGAAGTCAGGGTTGGCGCCGATTCCCCGCAGGAAACCAGGATGAGGTTGGTCCTTTCGCGAACCGGGCTTGGCGAACCGATGCTCAACCACGTCATCCGCAACAGCTGGGGCCAGCCTGCTGTTTGGCCCGACGCGGCGTACCCGCAGCACCGGATAGCGCTCCAATATGACGGCGGGCATCATGCCGATCCGAACCAGTATCTGCACGACATCAGGCGGCAGGCCACCACCGAGCGGCTGGGATGGAAAGAGGTACGCGTCAGCAAGGAAGACCTCGAAGGCGAGAAACCGTTCCTTGTTGAAAAGGTACGGGCAGCACTCCGACCCCTTGGATTTGGATCGGGTTCCTCCGCGGGTACCTCGCATGGCTGACTTCGGGTTGGCCGAGCGAACACTTGAGGCCCAGAATTCGCGAAAATCGGGGCCTCAAGTGTTCGTTCGCGCAGGGGGAGGGGAGAGGTCAGCCTAGCGGAGCTTCTCGCGCAGCTTCCGGGCCAGCTGGTAGGCGCCGTAGCGGAGTTTGTTCACCGGCAGGTCCCAGGTGCCCGGGTAGGCCACTTCGCGGCCGCCGAAGGACTTCTTGAAGGCCGTGAAGCCTGCCCATTTGTGGTCCGGCTGGT contains:
- a CDS encoding endonuclease domain-containing protein; the protein is MPRKPLPEELLTGSFTSAAAEGLGVPGKRIRAADVFIPSRSIRVPLNGSADAAANLRAYTDLDDSSVLTHHSAVRIWEGSLPAWLQEDWRIHVARDRAGSKPRRRNVVGHRMTFRPGEVVVHDGVRVTIPARTWLDLAALLSVDDLVALGDSLVVAHGPDFPRPKTALTAIDDLRRMVAAHPGMRGMRTARLALPEVRVGADSPQETRMRLVLSRTGLGEPMLNHVIRNSWGQPAVWPDAAYPQHRIALQYDGGHHADPNQYLHDIRRQATTERLGWKEVRVSKEDLEGEKPFLVEKVRAALRPLGFGSGSSAGTSHG